The region GGGCGCGTGGCCACACGTGACATGAACGGCACGTCGCCGTCGATAGACGCGGTGTCGAAGGCGATCATCGAGCAGCTCCAGGAGGACGGCCGCCGCCCCTACGCGGCGATCGGCAAGGCCGTCGGCCTGTCGGAGGCCGCGGTGCGGCAGCGGGTGCAGAAGCTGCTCGACCAGGGCGTCATGCAGATCGTCGCGGTGACCGACCCGCTCACCGTCGGATTCCGGCGGCAGGCGATGGTCGGCATCACCGTCGAGGGCGACATCGACCCGGTCGCGGAGGCGCTGGCGGCGCTGGACGCGGTCGAGTACGTGGTGATCACCGCCGGCTCCTTCGACCTGCTCGCCGAGATCGTGTGCGAGGACGACGACCATCTGCTGGAGCTGATCAACAAGCGGATCCGCGCGCTGCCCGGCGTGCGGTCCACCGAGAGCTTCGTCTACCTCAAGCTCCGGAAGCAGACCTACACCTGGGGAACCAGATAGCCATGAGCGCAGACCTGTCGAAGACGGCGTACGACCACCTGTGGATGCACTTCACCCGGATGTCGGACTACGAGAACACCCCTGTGCCGACGATCGTCCGCGGCGAGGGCACGTACATCTACGACGACCACGGCAAGCGCTACATCGACGGCCTGTCCGGGCTCTTCGTGGTCAATGCCGGCCACGGGCGGCACGAACTGGCGGAGACCGCCTACAAGCAGGCCCAGGAGCTGGCGTTCTTCCCGGTGTGGAGCTACGCGCACCCCAAGGCCGTGGAGCTGGCGGAGCGGCTCGCCCATTACGCGCCGGGCGACCTGAACAAGGTCTTCTTCACCACCGGCGGCGGCGAGGCCGTCGAGACGGCGTGGAAGCTGGCGAAGCAGTATCACAAGCTGACCGGCAACCACACGAAGTACAAGGTCATCTCGCGGGCCGTCGCCTACCACGGCACCCCGCAGGGCGCGCTGTCCATCACCGGGCTGCCGGCCCTCAAGGCGCCGTTCGAGCCGCTGGTGCCGGGCGCCCGCAAGGTGCCCAACACCAACATCTACCGGGCGTCGATCCACAGCGACGACCCCGAGGCGTTCGGCCGCTGGGCGGCGGACCAGATCGAGCAGCAGATCCTCTTCGAGGGCCCCGAGACGGTCGCTGCGGTCTTCCTGGAGCCGGTGCAGAACGCCGGCGGCTGCTTCCCGCCGCCGCCCGGCTACTTCCAGCGGGTCCGGGAGATCTGCGACACCTACGACGTCCTGCTGGTGTCGGACGAGGTGATCTGCGCGTTCGGCCGGCTCGGCACCATGTTCGGCTGCGAGAAGTTCGGCTATGTGCCGGACATGATCACCTGCGCGAAGGGCATGACGTCCGGCTACTCGCCGATCGGCGCCTGCATCGTCTCCGACCGCCTCGCCGAGCCCTTCTACCGCGGCGGCAACACCTTCCTGCACGGCTACACCTTCGGCGGCCACCCGGTGTCGGCCGCGGTCGCGCTGACCAACCTCGACATCTTCGAGCGCGAGGGCCTCAACCAGCACGTGCTGGACCAGGAGGCGGGCTTCTTCGGCACCCTGAACCGGCTGCGCGACCTGCCGATCGTCGGCGACGTCCGCGGCAACGGCTTCTTCTACGGCATCGAGCTGGTCAAGGACAAGGCCACCAAGGAGACCTTCACCGACGAGGAGACCGAGCGCGTCCTGTACGGCTTCCTGTCCAAGGCGCTCTACGACAACGGCCTGTACTGCCGCGCCGACGACCGCGGCGACCCGGTCGTCCAGCTCGCCCCGCCGCTGATCTCCGACCAGGCGCTCTTCGACGACATCGAGGGCATCCTGCGGACCGTGCTGACGGAGGCCTGGGCGAAACTGTGACGCCCGCGGCGCGGGTCACCCGTACGGGCGGATCGGCCCGGCCGGCCGACGCGCCTGCGGGCGTACGCCGCCGACGCCGCTCTACGGTGCCGGGGAGTGACCGCCCACTCCCCGGCACCGGCGGCACACCGCCGCCCGCCGCCGGGGGGACGATTCGCGGAGGAACGGCATGGTGGCCCCGCCCGACAACGACGTGCTCTTCGCCCGCACCCTGCGCCACTCCCACCGGGGCTCGCCCGCCCTGCTCGGCGTCTCGGTCGGGGTGCGCGAAGGGGAGATCCTCGCGGTGGTCGGGCCGCGCGGCTCCGGCAAGACGACGCTGCTGCGCTGCCTCTCGGGCCAGCTGGTGCCCGACCAGGGCGAGGTGTGGTTCAACGGCGCACCCGTGCACACCCAGCCCGCGGCGGCCCGCGACCACTTGCGCAGGGAGCGCTTCGGCTGGGTCGGCAGCGAACCGCAGCTGCTGCCGGAACTGACGGCGTGGGAAAACGCGGCGCTGCCGCTGCTGATGCGCGGCGTCCGGTCGCGGGCCGCCCGCGCGCAGGCCCAGGAGTGGCTGGACCGGCTCGACATCGGTGCCGCCGCCCGCAAGCACCCTGCCAGGCTGCTCCAGTCGGAGCGGCAGCGGGTCGCGGTGGCCCGCGCCCTGGTCGCGACGCCCGCGGTGGTCTTCGCCGACGACCCGGCCGCGCCGCTGCACCGCGCCGACCGCGCCCAGGTGCTGCGCACCCTCACCAGCGCGGCCCGCTCGCACGGCATGACGGTGGTACTCGCCGGCACCGACCCGGACACGGCCCGCTACGCCGACCGGACGCTGGCCCTGCGCGACGGCCGCACCGAATCCGCGACGGCCGTCCAGGACCGCGAGACGCCCGACCCTGCGCCGGCGAACGCATGACCCGCCACCAGGACCAGGGCACCGCGCCTGGCGACGGCACGCGCACCCCGGACCCCGTCACCGGGCGGGAGGCGTCGTGCTGAGCTGGCGGATGGTGCGCGGGGCGCGTCTGGGCGCCATGGGGCGCTGGTTCACGGTGGTCGCCGCGGCGGCCGGTACGGGGCTGCTGCTGCTCTCGGCGCTCGGCTGGGCTCTGGGGCACCCGCAGACCGGCGCCGGGGCCGGGGTGCGCCTGATGTGGTGCCTGCTGCCGGCCGCGGTGACCGTACAGCTGGCGGCGGCCGTCGGCCGCGCCCAGCCGCTGGGGTGGCCGGGCTCCGGGCTCGCCGCGATCGGGCTCGGCCGGAGCGCGACGGTGCTGATCGGCGCCGCGAGCGCCGCGCTGGCCTGCGCCATCGGCAGCGGGCTCGCCCTGCTGTCCTTCCTCTACCTGCGCGGCGTCCTGGGCGGTGTGCCCTACGCCGGGTCCGCCTCCGAGGTGCTCGGCGCCGGACACCGGCTGCCGGTCGCGGGCGCCGCGACACTGCTGGCGGCGGTGCCGCTGGCCGCCGCCGGCGTGGCCGCCGCCCGGCTGTGGCAGCCGCGGCCGGCCAGGCCCGGGTCCGCGCCCGCGGGGCTGCCCTGGGGCGTCGCGCTGACCGCGGTGGGGCTCGCCGTGCAGGTGAGCGCCCCGCGCGGCGACGCGCTGCGGCTGCCCAGCGGTCTGGGCTCGGTGTCGCCCGCGACGGCGGCGGGCTGGGCGCTCGCCTCCGTCGGCATGGTGGTCGCCGGTCCTGGCCTGGTGTATCTGTGCGGGCGGCTGCTCGCCCTGCACCGGCCGGGCGCGCTGCGGCTGCTGTCCGGCCGGGCGCTCCAGCAGGAGGCGCGCCGGGTCGGCCGCCCGCTCGGCCTGCTGTGCGCGACGGCGACGGCGGCCGTGGCGGCGTACGGCCTGAGCGGCGGCGGCCACCGGTTCGGCCCGCTGACGACCTTCGCCGCCGGCCTGATCGCGGTATGCGTGCTGGCCATCGCGGGCACCGCGATGCTGGAGGCCAGGAGCGCCAGGGCGCGGTCCACCGCCGCGCTGCGCGACCTGGGGGCCTCCCCCGCCCTGCTGCGCGGCGCGGTCGCGCTGCGCGCGGGGGTGCTGCTGGCGGTCGCGGTCCCCCTGACGGCCCTGATCGCCGGGTTCGCGACCGTACCGGCGAACCGGTGAGCCGACCGGCGGGCTATCGTGCTGGCGTGCCCGCCGACATGACGCCCCCGCCCGCCCGTGAGATCGAGACCCTGGAGGAATTCGACCGGGTCGCCCTGTCGGGTTCCTTCGCCGGATACCGCCTGCAGGCCGTCGACCTGACGGACCGTACGTTCGCCCTGCTGGTCGCCGACACCACGCAGGCGGTCTTCCTCGGCTGCCCGATGGAGCCGCAGGCGCTCGCCCACGTCAGGGCGGGCGGCGCGCTGGTCTTCCCGCCCGTCCCGCACCTGCCCTTCGATCCCTACCGGGCCGCGCTCTACAACCCCGCCGAGCTGTACGCGGATCTCGCCGGCGGCTACGAGCGCACCCCGGACGCCCGCGCGTACGAGTGGTTCAGGACGACC is a window of Streptomyces sp. NBC_01477 DNA encoding:
- a CDS encoding Lrp/AsnC family transcriptional regulator codes for the protein MNGTSPSIDAVSKAIIEQLQEDGRRPYAAIGKAVGLSEAAVRQRVQKLLDQGVMQIVAVTDPLTVGFRRQAMVGITVEGDIDPVAEALAALDAVEYVVITAGSFDLLAEIVCEDDDHLLELINKRIRALPGVRSTESFVYLKLRKQTYTWGTR
- a CDS encoding aspartate aminotransferase family protein; protein product: MSADLSKTAYDHLWMHFTRMSDYENTPVPTIVRGEGTYIYDDHGKRYIDGLSGLFVVNAGHGRHELAETAYKQAQELAFFPVWSYAHPKAVELAERLAHYAPGDLNKVFFTTGGGEAVETAWKLAKQYHKLTGNHTKYKVISRAVAYHGTPQGALSITGLPALKAPFEPLVPGARKVPNTNIYRASIHSDDPEAFGRWAADQIEQQILFEGPETVAAVFLEPVQNAGGCFPPPPGYFQRVREICDTYDVLLVSDEVICAFGRLGTMFGCEKFGYVPDMITCAKGMTSGYSPIGACIVSDRLAEPFYRGGNTFLHGYTFGGHPVSAAVALTNLDIFEREGLNQHVLDQEAGFFGTLNRLRDLPIVGDVRGNGFFYGIELVKDKATKETFTDEETERVLYGFLSKALYDNGLYCRADDRGDPVVQLAPPLISDQALFDDIEGILRTVLTEAWAKL
- a CDS encoding ABC transporter ATP-binding protein codes for the protein MVAPPDNDVLFARTLRHSHRGSPALLGVSVGVREGEILAVVGPRGSGKTTLLRCLSGQLVPDQGEVWFNGAPVHTQPAAARDHLRRERFGWVGSEPQLLPELTAWENAALPLLMRGVRSRAARAQAQEWLDRLDIGAAARKHPARLLQSERQRVAVARALVATPAVVFADDPAAPLHRADRAQVLRTLTSAARSHGMTVVLAGTDPDTARYADRTLALRDGRTESATAVQDRETPDPAPANA